The nucleotide window GTTAAAGGCTGCTACATACTCTGGGATGGTAAAGGGATGGCTATGTAAGGATACACTTCAGAGGCAGATGGCATTAACCCCGCATACCCAACCACGAATGCTTCGCAGCAGGCCTGGGCTAACCCATGAGCCGTCTTCAGAAAAGTGTTGTCCTTGTGCACGTCATGATGGCTATCATACAGAGTATCAGTAACAATAACCAGGTGACACAGGATAAcagcacaacaaaacaacattctcggtgacattttccagttgataaagaaggcacacaacaacaGTTACACAACACAGAATTCAGTGAGCTGATGGCTGTTAGAGAGCGATGGAGTTGAGGATTCCTTTGGGAAACAGAGTCTTTTTGGGGAGAAGTGAAGGAGACCGGCAGGCAACAGTTCAGTTCAAAGGCAAAAGTCTCTGTCCTGGATGATGTCCGTGGCTTCAAGCAACTCCATGGGTACATGTGGAGTGAAAGTAAAGAGCAGTATCAGTTGGAGGATAGTCATGGTTGCAGTGAGAACAATCATataatgattaaatgtaatatatAATCAAGTTATAGTATTGATTAACAATATAACATGCAAGCACATAATGATTAAACATTTCACAGGTATATGTAATCACTCCTGAATTAGATAATGGCTAATGCCAGTAATAAAAAAACAGGTAAGACTTGTCCAAGTCTATCACCTTTCTGAGCATGAGTTTGTGTCACCAAGAGTCAACTAGCACAACACTCCAAGCAGGCTCGGTTTTACAGGGAAAGATTCTACACTGGTGTCCCTAcccttttcattttttcctcTGACCTCCCGTGAAAACAACAAATCCACCGTCAAAATGAAAGTCTTCCGTGAATCTTCCTCCCTGGTCTACACCCTATTTCTAAAAAGAAGACGGGCGGAAAATCAGATATAATTTGTACCCTGCTCGGCGTGTCATGTTTCCGGCGGATCAACTAGTTTGCAGTGGCTCGCGTGTATCCATTTGGTTTTGCCCTGGACCTTTACTGCCGACTGTGTTATCAACAAGATCTGATACGGCCCATCGTCGTGCCGGCTTCTAAGCGCTAACCTTTGGGGCTTGTGAATCATCACCCACTGACCTGGCACTAGAGAGTGCCCACCTTCCGGGGGGTCTCCCCAGGCCTCTTTCACTTGGTTAGCCGCTGTCTGGACCGCTTCTGTCAATTGCACACAGTAGTTCAGCATTGCATCTGATGTCAGGTGGATGTCGGCTTTCCTCAGATCGATCGTGCCTGGTGCTGAGAAAGGCCTGCCAGTCACGATCTCAAATGGGCTGAGTCCTGTGTCCCTGTTGCTTGTAGCACGCATGCTACACAGGACTGTTGGTAAGGCGTCAACCCAAGGAATGCCTTCTTGATGTTTCTTGGCCAGTCGTTCCTTCAGCGTCCGGTTGGCTCTCTCCACCTGCCCAGAGGATTCTGGGTGGTAAGGGCAGTTCAGGGACCATTGCACATTCAGCATCACGGGCCACCTCAGCGCGCAGACTGCTCCAGTGAAGTGTGTTCCGTTGTCTGAGCAGATCTGTTCCGGCAATCCGTGCTCGTGGAATGATGTCTTTCACGAGGACTTTggcagtgtgtagtgcagtTCCGGATCGTGCAGGGAACGCCTCGATCCACCTAGAGAACTTGCACAGGACAATCAGAACGTCGCGATAGCCTTTGCACTTTGGAAGGGTGATGTAATCTATCTGAAGAACTCTGAAAGGCCCTGGTGGAGCAGGTGTTTTCAATGTTGGCAGCTTGACCTTTCTGTCGTGGTTGTTTTGCCGACAGGTGGCACACCAGCGATGTCCCTGGCGTTGCTGTGAACTTTGGGGCCCACCAGACCTGTATGAATCTGTTCCTCATTTTTCCACTCCCACGTGTCCAAGCGAATGAATTTAAGCGTCGCCAGGTATGGCAGAAGACTTTCTGGAGCCACTGTTCTTGTTCCAAACCTCCACAGGTTGTCGTCATGGAGCTTCAGCGCATTTTCAATCAAGTCCACTTCTCTTCGGCTTGCGCTGTTCTGCATGTCTTTGATGTTGGCCAAACTTTCCGTTTTTCCTCTTCAGATGTTTCCTTGATCTTCTTGGTCACTCTCATCATGCATTTCGttgtcattttcaaaaaaaattcCTGTTACCGTTAGATCCGTCCGTGTTTCCATTTCCGTGTCCATTCTCGTTAGTCGTTTTCGttatcccctccctctcttttttttgcgGCTGTTCTTGGCGCCGCATCCATCAATGCATTGCCTCTTGCCTCAAGGGTGTCTTGCCTTGTGTGTGCTTTCACTTTACGACTGCCAGGTCTTTTGGTAGTTGCCTTCAAGCAAGGCAGTAACGTAACGATGTAGGATCTTCAATGCGTCAAAGGGTGCAGGTCTCTCATCTCCTTGAGTTCTTTTTCTTCGTCCAGGTATGCCGTCCGGCATCCCGAGGGTGTTGTATGGCGGCAGACCACTTCTGGATTTAAATTAAGCCCTTTGCTGGTTggtagaacacagacacaccatcaGCGTTGGCTACTGTGCGTTACTGGGCATATGAGGGCCTCATCAGCTGATTCATCCCAGACATCCCATCCCTCTGCTGGTGGCCTGCGCCTCTTGGTCTTGGGCTTAATTACGGGAGCAGCCGCTCCCTGGCTTGCATCAGATGTGGATGGGGCGTCAGTCACGGGGACAGCAGGTTGGCTTGTTCGGGCGACAGGTATTGGGGATTGGTTGCAGGTGGCGCTGGTAACAGCATGGATGGTGTTGGAGTGGGAGCTGTAGCAGTGGCCAGTGGCTGAAATTGGCCCTGCTGGGGTTGAGCAGGTTGTTGGTAGTGGGTCACATATGAAGTGTAGAGGCCAGGCCCTGTTGCTAGGCCCATGCTGGCTTGAGCATCAGCTGTAGATTGTTGGAAGCAGGGGCCTCTCCCTGTCGGCTGTTGGTACCCGCCAGGTGGGGTGCTGTTCATTGGCTCAAACAGACCTCCAATAGCCGGATAGTGTGCGATGAAACTGCCTCCCAGCTCAATAGTGTCAGAGATGTCCACTGCACTTCCAGAAGCCTCCACCATGGCAGGTGGCGCTGCTGGGTCCAAGCCGTGCAGTGTCGGATAGAGGCGGGTGCTGTGCTGCCCTCcacgcccccctcccccatgatggggcggtggtagtgggaGGAGTTGGTTCCTCCCCTCAGAGTGGCGCGCTGGGACTGCTCCTCTTCGCCTCATTCCAGTGTGTTCTAGCAACATGTCTGCTTCTGCCAACTGTTCCTCTAAGTCACGTTTCTCCATCTCACTTCTCCAAGTCTTGTCTCGAATTTCTGTCTCCAATTCTTGTATCTTCCTTCTCAATGACTCTTCCACAATTGCGGTCGTCTGCAACCTCTTGCCAGCTTTCCCTGCCTGAGATTTCAATTCTTCTGCCAGACATGTAGTACGGTGTTTTTCGGCATCCACCTCCTGCGAGCAGGATGCCCGCATAGCCCCCATAAAGGATCGCCTTAGCTGGCTCATTAACAAAAAGGCATAGGGCTCACGATGTCTGTTGTGCTTTTTCCAACTCAAATACACCTCACGAACCTTCTTAGGTGGCCAGCGCCCCTGGACAATAGATGCAGGATCAATTTCAAAATCTTTTCTCaatttttcctcaaatttgcccaaTTGAAATTTCTTCGCCATCCAATCTGACACATAATCTTGTATTTCAGCGAATGTCTCCTCCTGCTGAGGCTTCACTCCCTCCTCATCATGGTCAGCTGCTTGCTTATCTTCTTTTTGCTTATTGCGCCCGCGAACCATCTCTGATTTCTTACTCTCTTGCACAGTGTcttgttccaaattattattggGGCCCGAAGCCATACGAATTAGACTATGTGTTCATACAAGGACGAGGTCCTTTATTTAAACTTTTTGCTTAAATTTGTCAGTAGTGTGTGATGTTTTAGTGCCAACTTTTGCGATTCTGCTTTGGCCAGAGgaaaaaacctctctctctctctgtccttctcctttttttccacacactcacacacacacgctcgctgcTCCCGCCAGGGAAAAGGAAAcactctctcttatctctcccgGCTCGAACCCTGGCAAATTATTTTACTCACAGCATGAAGCCACAACAATAACTTTCACCAGTGTCAGTTCCACTTAACTCAGACTATTTCCTTTCTCCCCAAAACCGGCTGGACAACGACAAAGAATTAACGTCTcactcacacctttaacgatctCTCGTTAAATTCACAGTTGACCAAGTCAACAAAACATAGGTTGGAAACCCTATTCCACTTTTCACCTACTACACAACcaaaacacccccctctggtgATTTTGTCTCCTATCCGTATCACTGTAACGCTAAGTTTAGTCCTAGGCCATTAAACTAAACAAAGACCTTGAGAAACAACCACACAGTTCACTTCAGCAACAATAATGATTGTAGCGACAGTAACTCCTTCTATTTTCTCTTCGGCACCCGCACAGCATTTATCACAAAACCCACACAGCTTTTATCACAAAACTCACACAGCTTAGCATGTAATGGCagtacagaaaaagaaaagcttTAATCCCCCAAGCTTGTCCGTAGTTAATCGATTACTTCTTTTAATTCGT belongs to Alosa alosa isolate M-15738 ecotype Scorff River chromosome 23, AALO_Geno_1.1, whole genome shotgun sequence and includes:
- the LOC125288269 gene encoding uncharacterized protein LOC125288269 isoform X1 — encoded protein: MASGPNNNLEQDTVQESKKSEMVRGRNKQKEDKQAADHDEEGVKPQQEETFAEIQDYVSDWMAKKFQLGKFEEKLRKDFEIDPASIVQGRWPPKKVREVYLSWKKHNRHREPYAFLLMSQLRRSFMGAMRASCSQEVDAEKHRTTCLAEELKSQAGKAGKRLQTTAIVEESLRRKIQELETEIREQLAEADMLLEHTGMRRRGAVPARHSEGRNQLLPLPPPHHGGGGRGGQHSTRLYPTLHGLDPAAPPAMVEASGSAVDISDTIELGGSFIAHYPAIGGLFEPMNSTPPGGYQQPTGRGPCFQQSTADAQASMGLATGPGLYTSYVTHYQQPAQPQQGQFQPLATATAPTPTPSMLLPAPPATNPQYLSPEQANLLSP
- the LOC125288269 gene encoding uncharacterized protein LOC125288269 isoform X2 produces the protein MASGPNNNLEQDTVQESKKSEMVRGRNKQKEDKQAADHDEEGVKPQQEETFAEIQDYVSDWMAKKFQLGKFEEKLRKDFEIDPASIVQGRWPPKKVREVYLSWKKHNRHREPYAFLLSQAGKAGKRLQTTAIVEESLRRKIQELETEIRDKTWRSEMEKRDLEEQLAEADMLLEHTGMRRRGAVPARHSEGRNQLLPLPPPHHGGGGRGGQHSTRLYPTLHGLDPAAPPAMVEASGSAVDISDTIELGGSFIAHYPAIGGLFEPMNSTPPGGYQQPTGRGPCFQQSTADAQASMGLATGPGLYTSYVTHYQQPAQPQQGQFQPLATATAPTPTPSMLLPAPPATNPQYLSPEQANLLSP